A window from Solanum stenotomum isolate F172 chromosome 7, ASM1918654v1, whole genome shotgun sequence encodes these proteins:
- the LOC125871933 gene encoding uncharacterized protein LOC125871933 isoform X1, producing the protein MVEIPSIDSSATTNIAPLKRYAPPSQRNRSLGRRKSGGGWMAALNAYNNLPYDSSERPVMYTKRSPWGQSMLPHQLMLQAGGVSSPGLQDFSSELRLAIQGTSVSSMPNY; encoded by the exons atggTGGAAATTCCTTCCATAGATTCATCAGCAACCACCAACATTGCACCCCTTAAACGCTATGCCCCTCCCAGTCAGCG GAATCGTTCACTTGGTAGGCGAAAATCTGGAGGAG GTTGGATGGCTGCTTTGAATGCTTACAATAATTTACCATATGATTCTTCT GAAAGGCCAGTTATGTATACAAAAAGATCACCCTGGGGGCAATCTATGCTTCCGCACCAG TTGATGTTACAAGCTGGAGGTGTATCTTCCCCTGGGTTGCAGGACTTTTCAAGTGAGCTTCGACTTGCAATACAGGGTACAAGTGTCAGTTCGATGCCTAATTATTAG
- the LOC125871933 gene encoding uncharacterized protein LOC125871933 isoform X2: protein MVEIPSIDSSATTNIAPLKRYAPPSQRNRSLGRRKSGGDRLEQVNSNSNDGEKNQISASRSKSSDDAGGRYQANGNHWTGLIPLQGCSGNDAFQLLNSHMFLRLILS from the exons atggTGGAAATTCCTTCCATAGATTCATCAGCAACCACCAACATTGCACCCCTTAAACGCTATGCCCCTCCCAGTCAGCG GAATCGTTCACTTGGTAGGCGAAAATCTGGAGGAG ATCGACTTGAACAAGTCAATAGCAATAGTAATGATGGAGAGAAGAATCAAATTAGTGCCTCCAGGTCAAAATCTTCTGATGATGCTGGTGGCAGATATCAAGCAAATGGGAATCATTGGACAGGGTTAATACCGCTACAAGGATGTTCTGGCAATGATGCTTTTCAGCTTCTAAATAGCCATATGTTTCTTAGATTAATTCTGAGCTGA
- the LOC125871933 gene encoding uncharacterized protein LOC125871933 isoform X3: protein MVEIPSIDSSATTNIAPLKRYAPPSQRNRSLGRRKSGGGWMAALNAYNNLPYDSSERPVMYTKRSPWGQSMLPHQFSLSVDVTSWRCIFPWVAGLFK, encoded by the exons atggTGGAAATTCCTTCCATAGATTCATCAGCAACCACCAACATTGCACCCCTTAAACGCTATGCCCCTCCCAGTCAGCG GAATCGTTCACTTGGTAGGCGAAAATCTGGAGGAG GTTGGATGGCTGCTTTGAATGCTTACAATAATTTACCATATGATTCTTCT GAAAGGCCAGTTATGTATACAAAAAGATCACCCTGGGGGCAATCTATGCTTCCGCACCAG TTTTCACTGTCAGTTGATGTTACAAGCTGGAGGTGTATCTTCCCCTGGGTTGCAGGACTTTTCAAGTGA
- the LOC125871931 gene encoding uncharacterized protein LOC125871931 yields MATTGGSISLSSFASSSFCRKAKPILPADSLELRHLKTCKCKIIVRNLVCFAAQESSSVTVAEEKKESQTADEKPKPKAKAPDKPLPQMMEEDVIPSLKAILESQNDIIELELSFNDNKLEGSFLKKGNPYSFWAFFPDGLTGPKGFSLSSYGSGASTVEPFLVDEKKITAKHIVFWVEKRLAAQGIIPVWKE; encoded by the exons ATGGCAACAACAGGAGGTTCTATTTCACTTTCTAGCTTCGCTTCATCATCTTTTTGCCGTAAAGCTAAACCCATATTGCCTGCTGATTCACTTGAACTAAGACACCTCAAAACGTGCAAATGTAAAATAATAGTCAGAAATCTTGTCTGCTTTGCAGCCCAAGAATCTTCATCTGTAACTG TTGCTGAGGAGAAGAAAGAGTCTCAGACTGCTGATGAAAAACCAAAGCCAAAGGCAAAGGCTCCAGACAAGCCTCTACCTCAGATGATGGAGGAGGATGTTATTCCTTCACTGAAAGCAATTCTTGAATCTCAAAACGACATCATTGAGCTTGAGCTATCATTTAATGACAACAAG CTGGAGGGCTCATTTCTAAAGAAGGGCAATCCATATTCATTTTGGGCATTCTTTCCGGATGGACTCACAG GTCCTAAAGGTTTCTCTTTGTCCTCCTATGGTTCTGGCGCGAGCACTGTGGAACCTTTTCTCGTTGATGAGAAAAAGATAACAGCAAAGCACATTGTGTTCTGGGTTGAGAAGCGCTTAGCTGCCCAAGGAATTATTCCTGTCTGGAAAGAATAA